Sequence from the Leishmania braziliensis MHOM/BR/75/M2904 complete genome, chromosome 11 genome:
TTTGATTTATTTGTGCccaccttttctttttctctcccctgccccccccccccctctgttgGGGCTTGTTGACCACCCGCTCAGCTTCACCTGCGTTGCTCATCCTATATCTCCTCCCTTTCGTCTCCAACTCGTTCTCCCTTTactccttttcttttgcatAATTTTTTGTGCTTTGTGTGCCCGGTTCGCGTGGAATTGTGAAGGTGCTGACGTGCATGTTGAGGCAAATTTCTGTATGTGCTTGGGTGTAGTGCTTGTGCTTAtggtgcttctcttcacTGCCCTATCCTGCTcttccttcttctctttcacctCCTGCGTTGTGTGCGCAGATTGCCAATAGTCAGTAgaaacagcagcggtgttgtggccgtcttcctcctttcctttcgtCGGTAGCTGTCTCTTCCACGTTGCTCTATTTTTCTCTGTCCTTTTCGCGCTGTTACAcactctccacctctctccgctcttGCCGCACAGAGAGCTAGACACGCGCTCGCGCATCcattccctctctctctctctttctttcccgcATTAGaacctcttcctcttgctcctcttcctcttcttcctcctcctcccttctcttgtTGCTTCGTATTTATTTCTCTGTTCGCTTCGCTTCTTGTGTCTTACGTGCGCACTCTTTGCTCCCTTGTAGCTGTCGCACCatcacgccgctgctgccgtgttTTCTCGTTAGTTGGGGTGCTACAGGCGTGTgcccctgtgtgtgtgtgtgtgtgtgtcttcccGAGAGCTGTGCTTGATGGTGAGCTGTTCGAACCTTCGTTCTCTTCACTTCCATGCTTATTTTCTTTGCCCGCGTGGTCCTCTCCAGCTTAGCATCTCTTCGGATAGCACGGCGGAAGAGCGTTGCTTTATTGGTGCGTTGGTTTGCACATGGGTGAGCATGTGTAATGCCCTggtgcttttctttccttgtatttgtgcgtctctcttgtttGCTCTTGCGCGCTCGTTTGCTCGCTCCTGCTAGCGATTTGTGCGCCGGTGagcgctggtggtgctcgaCTGAAGGGTCCCAGCAGATGGCCCCtcgctgtccctctctctctctctcccctccgtCTGCATGTACagctttctttccttctaAAAAATGGTTCCCCTTTtcttggtggtggtggtggtgggatggggggagggaggcctGTTTGAGCTGGCGTGACGACTGCGGTGCTCCATTGTAGCATATCAGGAAATTCGTTGAGCGGCACAGCGTCGACCTCAGCGGGTTTGTGCAGTTCttcgcagcgcctgcgcgggTGCGTCAGAATGCTGCTGGCATTTGAGCACCGGCATTCATAATCATGTTATACTACACCCATATGCCCACACCGTGGTGCGCTTGTCTCTTTACGCACCTCTGCACAGAGAATGAAGCCCATCCTAAAGGGCAACACCCATAAAAAGCACGAAGATTACTCAACCCTGCAGCGTGTGCTTCAGTCGCCCATGATGCTTCTCTACAGAGGAAAACACCAGCTTATCCAATGACCCGAACACTAACACGTGCTGTGAGACACGGTCgccgaagaggaggatgcgAGGGCGTGGGGTGGGTGTAGACAAGCGAGATCCAGGGGGCCATGCGCGTGCAAgtcaccgtcgccacagGGAAAACGAGCTCAAGGGAGTTCCCACTGCCTCAGCATCCCCTTTTCTCtacccccccttccccttcccctcccccccccgtttCACGCTCCATATGCTGCAGGTGGCCATGCGAGTATACCGAAGTGCGAGCTCTTCGGTTTCTTATCTGGCCTTGTCATGCGAGCGGCGAAGAGGTGCTTTTCCCATTAGCGCCATAGTGAAAGCGTGCATGCACATGCAAAGATATTATGTCTGCGATGCTGTCAGCTGTCGTTGGTGTTCGCCGTAGTGGTTTCCTTGTAGCAtagccctcctccctccctccgcgtATCTCGACCGAGCGCTTCCTTTCCACTGAATCCGCttgcctccttctctgtttATCcacgctcttcctcttctgtaCAGTGTGCTCATTTTACCCACTAGGGCAGCGGACCCACCGCAtcggcacacccacacaccagCCTGCAGGCGCTTGTTTCGACCAGGATCATTAGACATCTTGAGAGgtactccccctcccctaaCTACCACCTGCCCATCTGCGCTTTTCTTGTCTCTACTTGCCGTGTAGCTTCCAGAGGCACATCATGAGTGCCGCTGGAATTCAAGTACCCGTCcctggcacagcagcggccgaCACGGCTGTCGCGCCTACCATGCTCATGACACTTCACTCTCCAGCTGAGGTCGCCGACAGCCCGTTACCGATCCACCACGTGCAGCAACACCTCCTCGGCGCCCATGGCAGCTCGCCGTACGGGTCACCACCCAAAGACGCCGCACAACAAAGGTCTTTGTCTGCAAGAGGTGATCACGCTCCACAAGCCTCGCTGGTGGCCAACAAGCTCGGCTCTGCATCTGTctgtgagggggagggtgttGAGGCGGAGACAGTCGCGCTTGCAGAagtacagcagcgcggccCGTCTCCCACGGAAGCCGGTGCAAGCGATGCGTTGCTGAAGTGCGTTGGCCTCGGCGCCGTGGATTCCGAGCGTAACGTGGATGAAGAGATAGACGCGAAGGGTGGAAGCAAGCGCGACGAGGCAagtggcagtggcagcagagATGAAATTGCCTTCGCACTGAGCGGCATGCATGATGCTTGTGTCGTGGCAAACGTGCTGGCACCGCCGTCAGAGAGGTTTGCTGTCGGAAGGAATGTGGTGTCGAGCAaccacggcgccgctgatGGCATTGATGGCTTTGAGTCTCGCTCCGATCAGCCACTGACCTCCTGCTGCGTGGACCGGCGCTGTTACCCTGACAGCTGGCGACAGActcggccgcggcgccacgCGTTCGAGCGCCCGCTGCACTCCTATCAGATTGCAGGCCAGATTTACTGCCTGGTGATAGTTATATTATTTTGGTCTAGCGTGTTTTCGGCCTACGTGCTGCTCTACACCCAGGACAATCAGGACTGCATGGCTGAGCTGGTCACCTTTGCTTTCCTCGTGCTTGCCGGGACGATATGGCTCTACGGGTCCCTCATATTGATCTCCTTCAGGGACTGTGCAGACCGCAGCAACACGGGTGAGCTCTGCGTGTTCTGCCGGCGCTGCACGCGCTTGAGCTCGAAGCACTGCAAGGCGTGTAACAAGTGTGTGGAGGGATTCGACCACCACTGCAAGTGGCTGAACATGTGTGTCGGGAGGAACAACTATACCCTGTTTTTCTGCTTCGTGAGCGGATGTGTCTTCAGCAACTTCGCGACCCTTGCCAGTGTCATCTGCTTGCTCGTGCGATGGTGGCATATGCTGGCGAAGAATCACAACGCGTACTTCCGAGTGGGCCCGATTGTGCTCTGCTTCGGGGTCCTTGTTAGCCTCGGCCCCATTGTGTATTTGCTCGGATTTCACGTCTACTTGCATCTTATCCTGAAGACGACGACGTACCAGCACATGGTGGGCAAGCGTGAGGAGACCTTCCAGATCCTTGTCGAGAAGGAGCCCCAAAAGACGCAGAAAAGGTGTTTCTGCTGCTAGAGTGCCGAGGACAATAGCCGCCGCGATTCCTCTCGGGGCTGCCATGCCACGCGGACGAATGACCTGGCCTTTCGCCATGCGCTCCTGCACGTGCATGACTGTGTGCTCCAGCCGCGTGTCTTCACTACACATtactcccttttctcttctctcttgaTGTGCATATGTGCCTCAactttcttttcgtttctctcttgtgcGCTACTGCGGTGGAGCTATccttgctgctgtggcctACTGTGCACAgcgccctcttttctctgtgaCTCACGCATGGATATGCGTGTCTGTGATACTGGACTGCCCTTTTgactcctccctctttttgctttccatcttgttgctgccgctgcgcttaTTGTTGTTTGGCCTGTCGAGACGCAGTCTCTCCTCTAGTTGGGGCCACCTCGGgacttttcttcttcgtctcagtttttttttattCCCTGGCTCACCCTTTCACCACTGTAGCGGCCGCTGTTTCGGTCTGCTCATGTCGTTGTAATCCTCCgacggtgtgcgtgcgcacgtCTGTAGGCGAACGTGTGGGGCGAACAGCCCCTGcgtctctcactctcttttctgGCGCTCGCTTGTATGGTGTTTTGTTTTGACCGGATTTTCTTTGTTTGTAGCTTCACATCCTTCCCACTGTTGCCCTCTTTATCTGCGcttgccctctccttccctccttaTTCTCTACCCCTGTCGTCCTCcatcctctctttccctcaaCCGGAGCGCTGTGCCGTTTCTCTCTTACGCTTGCTTGACTTGAGTCTGTTctcgtgttttttttttttctcctcacCTTCTCGCGCAGAGTCGCGTAGGCAAAACGTGTGCTCATAGCTCAGACGGTGCGATTTTACCCTCTTGCTCTGCTCCTCGCTTCTGTCTTAGTCGACCGATGGTGCGGAGGCTGTCTTTCTGCACTCTCCGTCTGGGCTCCTCTTCGCCCGCAATCGTttgtctttttcttcctgcGCTGCGATATGTATAGGAGCCCTGCTGGTGGCGAGGGAGCACACCGCAGTGCGTGGGTATCCCAGGGCCCAGCACCTACAGCGTGGGGAGGCCAGAGCGATGTGGCGCTTttgatgccggcggcccGGCCCTGGCTGGCGTGGCATcgtcgcggcgggcagcagcgaacccgcttgtgccacccatgtgaTGCGCGCAGTGCCAGCGCGGCTCGAACGCATCCCCCACCGGGCCCTCGCGACCTACCGGTGTAGGGAGCCTACCCACCACCCCGAGGGACGCCCctcaggtggcggccggcgtggtgggagcggctgtgaggcgggcGGATagagtttgaggcaggggcTGTGCTCCGATGGCTGAGCgggcgcactgctgtggcgcgcgtctctggcgctgctgcgcaccacacaATCGGACTGGTGGCAGCATGAGCGTGCTGATGTAGAAAGTTGACTCGCTTTCGCTGTTTCACATTGTTTTGTCAGCAATTCTCCCCGGCAACACCGTCGCTAGCTGGCAGCTTGTACAAGGCCAAGTGTTATACACGGGCAAGAACGaaaaagcaaagaagagagcagagggcggcgctggtgtcgCTGATGTGGATGGAGGCCTTTTTGTGTATGCCTGCAAGGGGAAGACCTACGCGTACATTGCACGCACgagcctctctccccccttacGGTTTTCTATGTGAGTTGGGCTCCCATCTACTGATTTCCTGAAGAGAGGGATCTCTTGGTGGAAGGGCTGGTGCCCCatgtcccctccccttcctctcctcttcataTCCACGCTCTGCACTTGTGTTGTTTCCCTCTACACCCGCTACTGTCCACTCTCCACCCCTGTAACCTCTGTGTTCTACGTTCCAACcaacgtgcgtgtgcactcaaccttttcttcctcccctaTCCCCCTCGTTCTGTGTGTGACGCCCTCTTCAGATTCTGCCACCACTGCGTAGGTCGCAAATTTCATAGCTTTTTCATCATAGCCTCTCTTCGTTTTGGCCAGTGCTCTGtcgttctcttttctcggtgtctcctctctttcgctttcttctctccactGCCCCCTCCgcgtcttttcctctttcctcgtgtgtgtgtgtgtgtgtgtgccatgCGGTTAACCTCTCATCTTCGCTGActgtctttctctgctgccctctctctctacttgCCGTACACAGGCGTGCACTGGTGGTCACGTGAGAGAGGAAAGGTGCCCGGCATCCATACACGCATCTGCATCCAGCACGTCTCGCACCCCCCGAGGTCGCACGCCGGGATAGttgtctcttctctctttccttatTGGATCCTATCGTGGACCACAAGCAAAAAAGTAAAGCAACAGACGTCTCGCCATCATGATCGGCGagctccttcttctcctggCTGCCGGTCTGGCGCTATACGGCTGGTACTTTTGCCAGTCCTTCAACACGACCCGCGCGACGGACCCCCCAGTCGTTCGCTGTACTACGCCGTTTGTTGGCCACATCCTTCAATTTGGCAAGGACCCGCTGGGCTTTATGCTGAACGCGAAGAGGAAGTACGGCGGCATATTCACCATGAACGTCTGCGGCAATCGCATCACTATCGTCGGCGACGTTCACCAGCACAGCAAATTTTTCACACCGCGTAACGAAATTCTCTCCCCGCGTGAGGTCTACAGTTTCATGGTGCCCGTCTTTGGAGAGGGCGTCGCCTACGCCGCGCCGTACCCGCGCATGCGCGAGCAGCTCAACTTCCTGGCAGAGGAGCTGACTGTGGCTAAGTTCCAGAACTTTGCTCCTTCGATACAGCACGAGGTGCGCAAGTTTATGAAGGCGAACTGGGACAAGGACGAAGGCGAGATCAACATCCTCGAGGACTGCAGCGCTATGATCATTAACACCGCCTGCCAGTGTCTCTTCGGCGAAGACCTGCGCAAGCGCCTCGACGCGCGCCAGTTTGCACAGCTGCTGGCCAGGATGGAGAGTTGCCTCATTCCTGCCGCTGTCTTCCTTCCGTGGATCCtgaagctgccgctgcctcagTCCTACCGCTGCCGCGATGCCCGCGCTGAGCTGCAGGACGTCCTCAGTGAGATCATCATCGCTCgcgagaaggaggaggcccAGAAGGACAACAGCACGTCTGACCTACTCGCTGGTCTGCTCGGTGCCGTGTACCGCGACGGCACCCGCATGTCCCAGCACGAGGTCTGCGGCATGATTGTTGCCGCCATGTTTGCTGGCCAGCACACCTCTACCATCACCACTACTTGGTCCCTGCTGCATCTGATGGACCCTCGCAACAAGAAGCACCTCATGAAGCTGCACGAAGAGATTGACGAGTTCCCAGCGCAGCTGAACTACGACAACGTCATGGAGGAGATGCCGTTTGCGGAGAAGTGCGCGCGCGAGTCCATCCGCCGCGACCCGCCGCTGGTTATGCTGATGCGCAAGGTACTGAAGCCAGTTCAGGTAGGCAAGTACGTGGTGCCGGAGGGCGACATCATTGCCTGTTCGCCGCTTCTCTCACACCAGGATGAGGAGGCGTTCCCCAATCCGCGTGAGTGGAATCCAGAGCGTAACATGAAGCTTGTCGACGGCGCCTTCTGCGGCTTTGGTGCTGGTGTGCACAAGTGCATCGGCGAGAAATTTGGCCTCTTGCAGGTCAAGACGGTGctggcgacggtgctgcgtgAATACGACTTTGAGCTCCTCGGCTCTCTGCCGGAGCCGAACTACCACACCATGGTGGTGGGTCCGACGGCCAGCCAGTGCCGCGTCAAGTACatcaagaagaaggcgacTGCTTAGAGGAGGGCGCAGCTCGGCAAAGCACGcgaacgaaagaaaagaaagagaaataGTGTGAGGGcacgtgcgtgggtgtaGGCGTCTCGGTGCTGAGCTCTGCGTGAACCCGACGGcgttctcccccttctctctctctcgttgcttTGAgtgtttgttttcttctACCCACCTCACCTCTGCGCctatgtgcgtgtgggctcttctgttctctccctccttctctcgtTCGTCTCGCGTCGtttgctgctcctctgtCTAGCTTGACATGAACGACCACAACGAGGGAAAGCAGAAAAGGTCAGCTGCGACGATATGCACGCTGGAGGTACGTGCCTAATGAGGCACGTGTACACGTATGGCGTATGCATGGCTCGCAGTCCCCTGGCGGCAAAACACGCGTGTATTTACgcgtgcgctgcaggtgagcgcgcgcacgcgtcCTTTTGATGTTTCACTTTTG
This genomic interval carries:
- a CDS encoding putative lanosterol 14-alpha-demethylase → MIGELLLLLAAGLALYGWYFCQSFNTTRATDPPVVRCTTPFVGHILQFGKDPLGFMLNAKRKYGGIFTMNVCGNRITIVGDVHQHSKFFTPRNEILSPREVYSFMVPVFGEGVAYAAPYPRMREQLNFLAEELTVAKFQNFAPSIQHEVRKFMKANWDKDEGEINILEDCSAMIINTACQCLFGEDLRKRLDARQFAQLLARMESCLIPAAVFLPWILKLPLPQSYRCRDARAELQDVLSEIIIAREKEEAQKDNSTSDLLAGLLGAVYRDGTRMSQHEVCGMIVAAMFAGQHTSTITTTWSLLHLMDPRNKKHLMKLHEEIDEFPAQLNYDNVMEEMPFAEKCARESIRRDPPLVMLMRKVLKPVQVGKYVVPEGDIIACSPLLSHQDEEAFPNPREWNPERNMKLVDGAFCGFGAGVHKCIGEKFGLLQVKTVLATVLREYDFELLGSLPEPNYHTMVVGPTASQCRVKYIKKKATA
- a CDS encoding putative zinc finger domain protein, which gives rise to MLMTLHSPAEVADSPLPIHHVQQHLLGAHGSSPYGSPPKDAAQQRSLSARGDHAPQASLVANKLGSASVCEGEGVEAETVALAEVQQRGPSPTEAGASDALLKCVGLGAVDSERNVDEEIDAKGGSKRDEASGSGSRDEIAFALSGMHDACVVANVLAPPSERFAVGRNVVSSNHGAADGIDGFESRSDQPLTSCCVDRRCYPDSWRQTRPRRHAFERPLHSYQIAGQIYCLVIVILFWSSVFSAYVLLYTQDNQDCMAELVTFAFLVLAGTIWLYGSLILISFRDCADRSNTGELCVFCRRCTRLSSKHCKACNKCVEGFDHHCKWLNMCVGRNNYTLFFCFVSGCVFSNFATLASVICLLVRWWHMLAKNHNAYFRVGPIVLCFGVLVSLGPIVYLLGFHVYLHLILKTTTYQHMVGKREETFQILVEKEPQKTQKRCFCC